In the genome of Podospora pseudocomata strain CBS 415.72m chromosome 7, whole genome shotgun sequence, the window CACTCCtggtttgtttcttttccttttttgaaTTGCTATCGCCAATTACACTCGTTCAATTCTCTCGTTATTTTCTTGTCTTTATGTTTTGACGTGACTGCAATCGCCGGGCAGGAAATACCGCAGTGATCATGAAAGCCTCATCTTCGCCAAGACATCGAGTATAGGCGACCAAATACGGGCGACATCATTCaaaaagagggaagaggagaaaaggaCACATCATGGATTCACGACGGCCACCGCTGAATCCTCGAGACGAACTGCTTCAAGGCCACGGCATCGAGCTCGCCGAACGTCCACAGTTCACTGAACATGACACCCAGCCCGGCCTTGAGGTTGCCACCCACTCCACGCTTGAAGTGGCTCCAGGCACTGGGCCAGTTCCAATCGGTTCGCCTGTCACAGGCTTTGAGGATCTCAAGACATGGGAGAAGGTAGGAAACCTATCATTGGGATACGGCAAGGTGTTCGACAATACCAACagcccgccgccaccgccaatACCAAACTATGGTTTTGGGGGACCACTGCCGATACCCGGGACGGAAATGGTGACACCGGGGATGCATAGGCCGAGTAGGCCCGGAACAGCATATAGCAGTACGACTTCAAGAGGAGGGCCGAATGGGAGGGGCCAAGGCAGTGTTGATTCGGGCAACCCGTTTGTCACAGGGCCATCGCTGCCACCTTTGCCAGGCGAGGGACTCGacggaagaaggaaaagagagatGATATGCGGAGTCAAACGACAGTCATTTTGGATTATCCTTGCGACTGGGATATTTCTCGCCGTGATAGCGATAGCAGCCGGTGTTGGTGTAGGAGTCTCGTTGGGAAACAAGAACTCCAAGGAAGCGTAAGttttctcctccatcctcgttTTGTGCTGCATCAAATTAATCTTTCCTagacaaccaccaacaccatcacaatctacctcaccatcaacacccgtTCGAACCCTCCCAGTACCCCTTTTCAACGCCTCCACCGTCACGAACCCCGAGTCTACCAACAAGAGCGAGCTAATCCCCGCCGACATATCGTGCCCTGTTCAGAACCTCACTCTCTATTCTTCGCCTATGACCCCGTCAAATGATCGAAAATTTCTACTGTTTTGTGGGAGGGATTACAATGTTGTTAATGGGGCGACGGATATGTATGATGTGAGAGTTGATACCATGGCGGAGTGTATAGATTCGTGTGCCAAACAGGAAGGGTGCGTCGGTTCCGGATGGGGGGAGCAGGGGGGGAAACATGTCTGCTATCTGAAGAGTCGGTTGGGGGAGCCGAATTTGGCGGGACATTGGATGTTTGCGGTGGAGGATACGGAGTTtaatgggggaggggacttGCCTTTGCCTGGTGGGACATGAGAAGATGCGATCTTTCTATTTTGTTATTTTTCTGGATACCTCGGGAGATGGGGCGTTTGAGTGGTTTCAGGGATGAAGGAAAACAAGGCTCGAGGGAGGTCGTGGTGTCTAGTGTTTACTCTCTTGCGGGTTGCTTGTGGTCAAATGGATTGGATCGATGGGTGATGGGGTATGTTCAGGATACTATGACATATGAATTGATACCCTTCAAACTTCTTTTTGTATACTGTTAGGGGTGGTGACAGATAGTAAACCGAGGTGGTCAGGATTGTGGAGTTCTAGGcccgtcaccaacaccgacgTCATAGGGCATTTTGATAGGACATCAAAGTCTAGACTCAGCGACGCCATCCCAACTGTCACACCGCCCAGAATCCATTGGCAAGCTCATGCAACGATACGACCCCGTATTTGGTTCCTTGGAAGCATCCATTGGACAAGCTCCATCCAAGATCAAACACGCTGTCTCGTCGCGCAAGTGGAGGGGCAGCTCCTGaagcaaagcagcaagagTGGAGTGCGGGGTTCCCATGGTTGGCTTGCTCAACTTGCTCCAGGCAGGCGACGCACTCCACTGCGATCCATCACTGCCGTCCTCGACTTGACACTCATCCAGAGCTTCCGGCTGACTTTGAATCTTGTCCatttccctctcctctccgaCTTGATTGtcccacacacactctctccaTTAACCGCACATATCACCCCGCGAACAACCAACATGGCAACCACCGAACTCGACCGCGACCCCTCCAaagccatcaccgccatccgcGACGCCCGCCCTCCCGCCACCGACCGCTTCACCTATCTCACCATCGTCGAGTCGAACCTCTCCCCAGAGGtcctcccaaccctcaaCGAAGTCCTTCAAGATGCTGGTCTCACGCAAGAAATCGGCTGGGACCTGGTATACAACCTCGTCTCCCTCCCCGGCTCGTCATCATGCCTCGAAACGATCGCGCGCCTTGGCAACCCCCGAGAGGTCATCCTCAAAGTTCTCGAAACACTCGAACTCCtaggcgaagaggagggctACGAAGCAGATGATGAAGCTGAAACCacaaaggagaagaaggagggcggTGTGACAAAAACAGAGAAATTCATCACCCTAATGGGGATGCTGGCGATCCTACACGGAAGAATCAAGACGAAGTATCCATCTCGCTTCCTGGCGCAGACGCTGCAGACGGTGCTGGGGGCTTATGAGGCGGGGAGTGAAGAGATGACGGCTGCGGTGATCAATTTGGTGCATAGTCTgagtgggaagagggcgaggccgCCGTTACCGAGCAGGAAGTCTAGCGTGAATGTGGCCAACTTGGACGCTCGGGGGGATAGGGGGAAGAATGCGCCTGATCCGGAGGCGGatgatgggaaggagggcgaggcaAAGACGGAGGATCCGGATGAGACGGAGCTGCAGCAGAAGCTGTTGTTGAGTTTTGCCACGTGCGTGTTGGAGAGGTACGCGAATGGGAATGATTTGGCGTGGGCGGGGAGGCTAGTTGAGTTTTATGAGCCGGAGAGGACTGtgccggggaggaggacgttgATGGGGGCTTTtagggaggaagaggggttgttggctaAGGATGGGATTGTGGGGAATTTGGTGGTATGTTTCTGTtccttgaagatgttgactGACCCGAGAGCTGACATGATATCTAGGCGCTGATTGGAGATCTTGGACTGAGGTCATGCTCCAGGACGTTCTTGAAGCATGTGTGTGAAGGACCTTTACATGAGAATCCGCTGGCTGGCTCAGAAGACTTTGAGTCAGCAAGCCAGGTCAAGCTCTCTACAGGAGGAGCTGTTTGTCTCGTGGCCTACTGGGTCTTCTCGTCGACAATCTTTGACGCCGACCACCCACAGCCAGAGATGAACATCTTCCCAGACCACTATGCCGTCCTGGACAAATTCCTTCAAGATGATGCGCATGCCCAGATTCAACAGTCGCCAGGCACAGTAGAGGCCCTTGTCACAATCGGCCTCTGGCTGCATGCGAACAAGTTTGTCTCGGCGAACCCCAACACACCGCTCACAAATCCTACAACATCTCCAGAAGATCCTACCTCGGATTTTATGCGGTATATTCACCTCGTCACGCTCATCGCGCTATTTCATCCCAAGCTTCACGTTCGCAACGCAGCCAGCACACTGGCTGGGCAGGTACTCCATTCTGATCCATCAGATGATGACCGCTTGAAGGTCTTGTACGATTTGTTGGAGAATTGCACATTCGCCTCGCTCAAAGCGAGAGCGATCACCTGGCTGAGAGAGGAATTGATCGCAGCGTTCACGGCAAAGCTTCACCAAGCAACCGCTTTTTCAACACTGCAGGCTCTGGAAACGGTGCAATATGTGGTCTTTCCAAACCTGGActttttggtggaggataCCAATCTGGAGGAAGTGGTCGAGTATCTGGTGACCAACGCACCATTCCTCATGCAGGCAGTGAACTTGGGATTATTCCTCTGGTCCAGTCCAGAGAAATGGAACGCCGTGCTGCCAACGAACATGGATGCGACGGTCAGGCAGCGCTGGTTTGAGCCGCTGCTAGAAAGCATCGAGAGGGTTCAAAAGGAGAGCAAGAGCTCTGATGTAGAGTTGGGGCCGTTGGAGGGTGAACTGGCCGTgttgaaggggaggttggaggatcTTGCTGCGAAGGAAGGATTCACTGGTGGGAAGGGTGTATGAGCATACTGTCGTTGACTGAGTATCTATCATCGGGTTGGGCACATATTGACGATTGTGAGATGAACTAGGTGGCGCAAACGGGAGCGACGGTAATAATGTGGGGGACAAGGGATAAGAGACATATGATGAACTGGTTCTGTAGGAGATATTGCTACTTGTGAATACTAAACGGATTGTTCCGGGTGATGgtgtcgatgaagaagacttGTTAGGACAGGGAGATCGAAGCACTTGGGCCGACATCTTGACCCTGAGCTTGGCCAAaatcaagatcaagaaggagcatTCATCTTGGCAACGTTCATTGCGGCCCCTGAGCAAGTTCAGGAGCATTTCCTCCAGGGGGCTGGGTTGAGAGTGGGGCAGGGGTGGCACAGACACCCGGGCCGTGGCTCCAATCGCTAGTGCCGAGCCACAGCGAACCAAAAAGCCTTTTCCCTGCAGGTAAACCGTTATGATGTCATTGTTGTAAGTGCTCCCGTTCTCGTACAGACCGCGATTATACATACACAATGGAGCAATTCCTGTTGGTTGCTCGATTGCGAGGCAAAATGTCGTGCAGCGAAGGACCTAATACCTAGAATAAAAGGCCGAGTTCGTCCGAGCGGCTGTTTTAATAAAAAAAGCGTTGACACCAGTGACACCACACCCAGCACCATCGAGGGGCAACGACACACGCCAAACACTTACAGCTACACAACGGCGACTTTGTCTGTGTCAGGAACACGCGTTGCCGGGCGAACATTTGTGACCTTGCCGTTTCCCTCCTTGGCTGATgcttttattttctttcaGTTTGCAAtaacaaaacaccaaaaccacctcTGCGGATTTGATCGGCTTTTTGATCTGAGCGGTCGGCGCCCTCTCTCTTGCACATCAACTAGCAAATCCAATTGCACGTACCTCGACAACACGGACGTCGACGACACGACTCTCCACCATGACGGGAGACTTTGAGTCCCCGAGCCCAGGAGGCCATCTGCCCaacgaggccgaggccaaaGATGGGAACCTCAGGCTAGTTACCGAGACCCAAAACGGCCAGCAGGTTACTGTTGTCCGTGATGCCGATAACCACATTGTGTATCCCACCTACGTCCCACCTGCAACTCGCTCTCCCGTGTCAGGAGATTCGCCTTCTACATCGCCCTCACCAAAGACTACCGCCATGTCCGAACCGAATCAAGAtagggaaaagggggggcagCGGGAGGCAAAAGGGAagcagcaagaggaggaaccAAAAGTCGAACAACCTCGCAAGGTCCAGACAGAACCAACAGACAGAACAGCCTCCCCTCGCCCCCAAGCTCGAAACTGGGCCACCGAATTCCCCCAACCCGACAAAACCTTCACCATGCCTGCTCCCCCTCGTCGAGCCGGCACGAATCTTTCGGCGATTCCCCCTGGAGTAGACTATTCTAGCAGCAGcgactcctcctcttcttcttccgacgacgaagaagactACCATACCCAGCCTTccagcaaaaagaagcacAAGAAGAAATCCAA includes:
- the YBP1 gene encoding YAP1-binding protein 1 (EggNog:ENOG503NXA3; COG:S), whose amino-acid sequence is MATTELDRDPSKAITAIRDARPPATDRFTYLTIVESNLSPEVLPTLNEVLQDAGLTQEIGWDLVYNLVSLPGSSSCLETIARLGNPREVILKVLETLELLGEEEGYEADDEAETTKEKKEGGVTKTEKFITLMGMLAILHGRIKTKYPSRFLAQTLQTVLGAYEAGSEEMTAAVINLVHSLSGKRARPPLPSRKSSVNVANLDARGDRGKNAPDPEADDGKEGEAKTEDPDETELQQKLLLSFATCVLERYANGNDLAWAGRLVEFYEPERTVPGRRTLMGAFREEEGLLAKDGIVGNLVALIGDLGLRSCSRTFLKHVCEGPLHENPLAGSEDFESASQVKLSTGGAVCLVAYWVFSSTIFDADHPQPEMNIFPDHYAVLDKFLQDDAHAQIQQSPGTVEALVTIGLWLHANKFVSANPNTPLTNPTTSPEDPTSDFMRYIHLVTLIALFHPKLHVRNAASTLAGQVLHSDPSDDDRLKVLYDLLENCTFASLKARAITWLREELIAAFTAKLHQATAFSTLQALETVQYVVFPNLDFLVEDTNLEEVVEYLVTNAPFLMQAVNLGLFLWSSPEKWNAVLPTNMDATVRQRWFEPLLESIERVQKESKSSDVELGPLEGELAVLKGRLEDLAAKEGFTGGKGV
- a CDS encoding hypothetical protein (EggNog:ENOG503PG1Z), yielding MDSRRPPLNPRDELLQGHGIELAERPQFTEHDTQPGLEVATHSTLEVAPGTGPVPIGSPVTGFEDLKTWEKVGNLSLGYGKVFDNTNSPPPPPIPNYGFGGPLPIPGTEMVTPGMHRPSRPGTAYSSTTSRGGPNGRGQGSVDSGNPFVTGPSLPPLPGEGLDGRRKREMICGVKRQSFWIILATGIFLAVIAIAAGVGVGVSLGNKNSKEAQPPTPSQSTSPSTPVRTLPVPLFNASTVTNPESTNKSELIPADISCPVQNLTLYSSPMTPSNDRKFLLFCGRDYNVVNGATDMYDVRVDTMAECIDSCAKQEGCVGSGWGEQGGKHVCYLKSRLGEPNLAGHWMFAVEDTEFNGGGDLPLPGGT